One Drosophila subobscura isolate 14011-0131.10 chromosome U, UCBerk_Dsub_1.0, whole genome shotgun sequence DNA window includes the following coding sequences:
- the LOC117900901 gene encoding CUGBP Elav-like family member 1 isoform X5 translates to MCLGIRLHRLAEMHHPIQMKPADSENRNERKLFVGMLNKKYTEADVRQLFTGHGTIEECTVLRDQAGQSKGCAFVTFATKQNAIGAIKSLHQSQTMEGCSAPLVVKFADTQKEKDQKKMQQLHAFCGINALTSQTPSGASAAANTPTANTATALIAAPPPAARPNPSMAAALAAVPPVQQAGSGTQTALVSVPTSAQLNASLAPTLLGGNPHQGAAAAAAAAAAYLGGDPAAAAHLQLYQQLHSYGLSPAHYLPGLNFHPPDNSATHHSQHGPPGVGATSVGAAAAAATLSAAAAAAASTAPLSLGSGGASSSAASLGGGGGSGSSIGLPAAGHAPSAGLLAAPSLSMQNLVTLLAAAPSPHQQHHHQHPLTIAPNNNSNNNNSSSNSNHSIHSIHNHPATSSSSSIINQRQQQHSLIYAQPGAGSSAAQLLPHPYSMSQLMPQAHQSSAGQTLSLNALWTTSASDPYSPALSGLTNGSVPGASYGVSSQSLNASALQAAAAGVAGKQIEGPDGSNLFIYHLPQEFIDTDLASTFLPFGNVLSAKVFIDKQTNLSKCFGFVSYDNPHSANAAIQAMHGFQIGTKRLKVQLKRSKDAAKPY, encoded by the exons AGCGTAAACTTTTCGTGGGAATGTTGAACAAAAAGTACACGGAGGCCGATGTGAGGCAGCTATTCACGGGCCATGGCACCATTGAGGAGTGCACCGTGCTGCGGGATCAGGCCGGACAGAGCAAGGGCTGTGCCTTCGTTACATTCGCAACTAAACAGAATGCCATTGGGGCGATCAAG TCCCTTCACCAAAGTCAAACCATGGAGGGTTGCTCCGCACCACTGGTCGTCAAATTCGCCGACacgcaaaaggaaaaggaccaaaagaaaatgcagcagctgcacgcCTTTTGCGGCATCAATGCGCTGACCAGCCAAACGCCGAGTGGAGCATCCGCGGCTGCCAACACGCCCACCGCCAACACAGCCACCGCCCTAATAGCGGCACCACCCCCGGCGGCTAGGCCCAATCcctcaatggcagcagcactggctgCCGTACCACCTGTGCAGCAGGCGGGCAGCGGTACACAGACAGCACTGGTCTCGGTGCCCACGTCCGCACAGTTGAATGCCTCGTTGGCGCCTACACTGTTGGGGGGTAATCCGcaccaaggagcagcagcagctgcggcggcggcagcggcctaCCTAGGCGgagatccagcagcagcggcgcacCTACAGCTGTACCAACAGCTGCACAGCTACGGACTGAGTCCGGCACATTATCTGCCAG GACTAAATTTCCATCCACCGGATAACAGTGCCACACACCACAGCCAGCACGGCCCACCCGGGGTCGGGGCAACATCCGtcggtgcagcagcagcagcagcaactctatcggctgcagcagcagcagccgcatccaCAGCACCTCTCTCACttggcagcggcggcgcaTCATCATCCGCAGCATCcctcggcggcggcggtggcagcggcagcagcatcgggcTCCCTGCCGCCGGGCATGCTCCTAGCGCTGGACTGCTCGCCGCTCCATCCCTGTCTATGCAGAATCTGGTAACACTGCTAGCCGCCGCGCCCTcaccccaccagcagcaccatcatcagcatccgCTCACCATCgcccccaacaacaacagcaacaacaataacagcagcagcaacagcaaccacagcatACACAGCATCCACAATCACCCtgcgaccagcagcagcagcagcatcatcaaccAACGTCAACAGCAGCACTCACTGATCTATGCCCAGCCCGGAGCAGGGTCCTCTGCCGCACAGCTGCTTCCGCATCCGTACAGCATGTCCCAGCTGATGCCCCAGGCGCATCAGTCGAGCGCCGGCCAAACGCTGTCGCTGAATGCGCTCT GGACCACAAGTGCCTCCGATCCCTACTCACCCGCCCTGAGTGGACTGACAAATGGATCTGTGCCGGGTGCTTCCTATGGCGTTTCGTCACAGTCCCTGAATGCCAGTGCCCTGCAAGCAGCCGCCGCAGGTGTGGCTGGCAAACAGATCGAGG GTCCCGATGGCAGCAATCTGTTCATTTATCATCTACCTCAGGAGTTCATTGATACGGATCTCGCCTCGacatttttgccttttggcaatGTGCTGTCGGCCAAGGTGTTCATCGATAAGCAAACGAATCTATCCAAGTGCTTTGGCTTCGTTTCGTACGATAATCCACATTCGGCCAATGCGGCCATACAGGCGATGCATGGTTTCCAGATAGGGACCAAGCGTTTGAAGGTCCAACTGAAACGTTCCAAGGATGCGGCCAAGCCGTActag